In Prunus dulcis chromosome 1, ALMONDv2, whole genome shotgun sequence, the following are encoded in one genomic region:
- the LOC117615846 gene encoding uncharacterized protein LOC117615846, with translation MPSKPDSNASLYIFIPISSHKLIYLHLTFHQCRKSTQKNQTLKTHRKPMDFELRRKMEIKGVSVPGGFDQELLFNRNLSRNPSVGCSSRIYYCRSSEGVPFNWEMQPGTPRNPPKEEAIPPISPPPAALSLGRPKPYMDQQPNKRPPTSPLPRLKFWRKSKKNKQRKNNVHDNVNHVVGGSDKFDKVEFCSSDSEFMASTSPQNSSPSSSSSFSFSKGKLSRQCSSLQSTQARESFSSSGHFSCSPWKFSSVLISIARRV, from the coding sequence ATGCCTTCAAAGCCGGATTCAAATGcctctctctatatatttATACCCATCTCTTCCCATAAACTCATATACTTGCATCTAACTTTTCATCAGTGCCGAAAAAGTACCCAGAAAAATCAAACTCTGAAAACACACCGAAAACCGATGGATTTCGAGCTTCGAAGGAAGATGGAGATCAAAGGAGTTTCAGTACCTGGAGGGTTTGATCAAGAGCTTTTGTTCAACAGAAACCTATCAAGAAATCCCTCAGTGGGTTGCTCTTCTAGGATTTATTACTGCAGAAGCAGTGAAGGGGTTCCATTCAATTGGGAAATGCAGCCAGGGACACCAAGAAACCCcccaaaagaagaagcaattcCACCAATAAGTCCTCCCCCAGCTGCGCTCAGCTTAGGGCGGCCCAAACCCTACATGGATCAACAGCCTAACAAAAGGCCTCCAACAAGTCCACTACCCAGGCTCAAGTTTTGgagaaaaagtaagaaaaacaaacaacgtaAGAACAATGTTCATGACAACGTTAATCATGTGGTTGGGGGGTCAGATAAGTTTGATAAGGTGGAGTTTTGCAGCTCTGACTCTGAGTTCATGGCATCAACTTCGCCTCAGAACTCGAGCCCTTCGTCTTCGTcctcgttttctttttcaaaaggtaagctttcgaGGCAGTGCTCGAGTTTGCAGAGCACTCAGGCAAGGGAGTCTTTCAGCAGTTCTGGTCATTTCAGCTGCAGTCCTTGGAAGTTTAGCTCTGTCCTTATTAGCATTGCAAGGCGAgtttga
- the LOC117615892 gene encoding afadin- and alpha-actinin-binding protein isoform X1: MPATDADFDLRPSPQSAFAIGEYAFADVGNLEHCIKYLNQTLVTFGFPASLDLFANDPVSVARTCNCMYSLIQQRQRDVEFRESANEQRQRLLSDISRLEAKVERLEGQLQAKDREIATITRTEAKATAAFKSQIDKLQQERDEFQRMVIGNQQVRTQQMHEMKKKEKEYIKLQERLNQVLMEKKKESRSGMEIMNLLQKEGRQRGTWNGKKADNEFYKKIVDTYEAKNQELIAENADLKALLRSMQVDMRDFINAPNGQSKQSLAANERVETDHTESPLGGRTDVFDLPFHMARDQIEESLRNKMASIKERMVQLQDAQKEAEVTSEVTERELELEAQLVEARSIIQEQASIMSKQLAKSERPRNLNGHFNSGRESIISSPAEGVRN; this comes from the exons ATGCCAGCCACTGACGCAGACTTCGATCTCAGA CCGTCTCCTCAGTCCGCCTTCGCAATCGG agAGTACGCATTTGCCGATGTCGGGAATTTAGAGCATTGTATTAAGTATTTGAATCAGACCCTTGTTACCTTTGGATTCCCGGCTTCACTCGATCTCTTTGCAAATGATCCG GTTTCTGTTGCTCGGACTTGCAATTGTATGTATTCGTTAATTCAGCAGAGACAACGTGATGTCGAATTTCGAGAGTCTGCTAACGAACAGAGACAGCG GCTATTGTCAGACATATCAAGATTAGAAGCTAAAGTTGAGAGGCTTGAGGGGCAGTTACAAGCCAAAGATAGGGAGATAGCAACAATAACACGAACG GAAGCTAAAGCTACAGCAGCTTTTAAGTCCCAAATTGACAAACTACAGCAGGAGCGCGATGAGTTTCAGAGGATGGTCATCGGCAATCAG CAAGTTAGGACTCAACAAATGCAtgagatgaagaaaaaagaaaaggagtaCATAAAGTTGCAG gAGAGGCTAAACCAAGTGTTgatggagaaaaagaaggaatctAGATCAGGCATGGAGATAATGAATTTACTTCAG AAAGAAGGGCGGCAGCGTGGAACATGGAACGGAAAGAAGGCTGATaatgaattttataaaaagatt GTGGATACTTATGAGGCAAAAAATCAAGAATTGATTGCAGAGAATGCTGATTTAAAGGCATTATTGCGATCAATGCAG GTGGATATGCGTGATTTCATAAATGCTCCAAATGGGCAATCCAAGCAGTCTCTGGCTGCCAATGAACGAGTTGAAACTGACCACACAGAGTCTCCATTGGGTGGGAGGACG GATGTCTTTGATCTGCCTTTTCACATGGCGAGAGATCAAATAGAAGAAAGTCTCCGAAATAAGATGGCTTCCATAAAG GAGCGCATGGTTCAATTGCAAGATGCACAAAAAGAAGCAGAGGTTACATCTGAAGTAACTGAGAGGGAGCTTGAGCTTGAAGCCCAACTGGTTGAGGCGAGGAGCATAATCCAAGAGCAG GCATCCATAATGTCTAAACAATTGGCCAAGTCTGAGAGACCGAG GAATCTGAATGGCCATTTTAATTCTGGCAGGGAGTCTATCATTTCTTCCCCCGCTGAG GGGGTAAGAAATTAA
- the LOC117615892 gene encoding afadin- and alpha-actinin-binding protein isoform X2 encodes MPATDADFDLRPSPQSAFAIGEYAFADVGNLEHCIKYLNQTLVTFGFPASLDLFANDPVSVARTCNCMYSLIQQRQRDVEFRESANEQRQRLLSDISRLEAKVERLEGQLQAKDREIATITRTEAKATAAFKSQIDKLQQERDEFQRMVIGNQQVRTQQMHEMKKKEKEYIKLQERLNQVLMEKKKESRSGMEIMNLLQKEGRQRGTWNGKKADNEFYKKIVDTYEAKNQELIAENADLKALLRSMQVDMRDFINAPNGQSKQSLAANERVETDHTESPLGGRTDVFDLPFHMARDQIEESLRNKMASIKERMVQLQDAQKEAEVTSEVTERELELEAQLVEARSIIQEQE; translated from the exons ATGCCAGCCACTGACGCAGACTTCGATCTCAGA CCGTCTCCTCAGTCCGCCTTCGCAATCGG agAGTACGCATTTGCCGATGTCGGGAATTTAGAGCATTGTATTAAGTATTTGAATCAGACCCTTGTTACCTTTGGATTCCCGGCTTCACTCGATCTCTTTGCAAATGATCCG GTTTCTGTTGCTCGGACTTGCAATTGTATGTATTCGTTAATTCAGCAGAGACAACGTGATGTCGAATTTCGAGAGTCTGCTAACGAACAGAGACAGCG GCTATTGTCAGACATATCAAGATTAGAAGCTAAAGTTGAGAGGCTTGAGGGGCAGTTACAAGCCAAAGATAGGGAGATAGCAACAATAACACGAACG GAAGCTAAAGCTACAGCAGCTTTTAAGTCCCAAATTGACAAACTACAGCAGGAGCGCGATGAGTTTCAGAGGATGGTCATCGGCAATCAG CAAGTTAGGACTCAACAAATGCAtgagatgaagaaaaaagaaaaggagtaCATAAAGTTGCAG gAGAGGCTAAACCAAGTGTTgatggagaaaaagaaggaatctAGATCAGGCATGGAGATAATGAATTTACTTCAG AAAGAAGGGCGGCAGCGTGGAACATGGAACGGAAAGAAGGCTGATaatgaattttataaaaagatt GTGGATACTTATGAGGCAAAAAATCAAGAATTGATTGCAGAGAATGCTGATTTAAAGGCATTATTGCGATCAATGCAG GTGGATATGCGTGATTTCATAAATGCTCCAAATGGGCAATCCAAGCAGTCTCTGGCTGCCAATGAACGAGTTGAAACTGACCACACAGAGTCTCCATTGGGTGGGAGGACG GATGTCTTTGATCTGCCTTTTCACATGGCGAGAGATCAAATAGAAGAAAGTCTCCGAAATAAGATGGCTTCCATAAAG GAGCGCATGGTTCAATTGCAAGATGCACAAAAAGAAGCAGAGGTTACATCTGAAGTAACTGAGAGGGAGCTTGAGCTTGAAGCCCAACTGGTTGAGGCGAGGAGCATAATCCAAGAGCAG GAATAA